In the Pedobacter cryoconitis genome, CCTTTTTTCAACTTTTCCATTTCATTTTTAGTGATTTGGAGGTCTGCTGGATGAACTAGTTCAAAAATATTCTTTCCTAAAATATCATCTTCATGCCAGCCTAATAGATTTTCAAATGCTGGATTTATTTTCTTAAAGTAACCGTCTGTACCAGAGATACAGATCAGGTCATTAGACAATAAAAAAAGCTTCTCAAAATTTCGGAGTTCCTCTTTCAATCTGCGATCTGTAATCAATTGCATGACCTCCACACTGAGTAAACGAAGTGCTTCCTTTTGTTGTGCATTTAATGCGTTAGGTTTTCTGTCAATCACACAGAGCGTCCCCAAATTATATCCCTTAGGATCAATCAGCGGGTAACCCGCGTAATATCTTACATGTGGTTCACCGAGAACTAAATCATTATCCTTAAACCGCTCATCAAGTGTAGCATCATGAATTTCAAACAGGCCATTATCCATAATGGTGTATTGGCAAAACGCGAGTTCTCTGGAAGTATGATCGATTTCCAGGCCTACTTTAGATTTGAACCATTGACGGTCCTCGTCCAGCAGGGTAATCAGCGAAATGGGAACTCCGCAAATGTTAGCAGCAATGGCGGTGATCCTGTCATATTCCTCTTCAGATAAAGAATTGAGTATTTCATAATTCTTCAACGCTTTCAGGCGTTCATTTTCGTTTTCAGGTATTGGAAATTTCGCCATTTCGTTTAAGAATTTGATGATCTAATTTAACGAAAATTGATAATAATTGTATCCTAAAGGGGAATTTACGTAGTTTTACCCAAAGAGAAACTTTAAGTTATAATTTATTAGAATTACTATAGGGCCTTATCAAGAGGATAAAAAAAAGAAGCTACGCAGACTTCTTGAATTAATTACGCTCTGGATTACTGGATGTAAATTGCCCAAAATGTGGCGCAGCTGATTATATTTCCAAATTTCCAAACTTTTTAACCTGGATAAATTAATGTACTAAGCTAGAGATATTAATTAAAAGAAGTCCTGAATTCTATTGGTGAAAGGTTAGTTTTTGTTTTAAACAAACGACTAAAGGACTGTGGATGCTCAAATCCAAGTTGGTAAGCAATTTCTGCTATTGATAAATTAGAAGTTGACAATTGTTCTTTCGCTTTTTCCATGAGCTTATGATGGATATGCTGTTGTGCGTTTTGCCCAGTTAAAGAACGCAGCATATCACCTAAATAACTAGCTGACAGATTCAATTGTTCTGCAAGATATTGTACCGTAGGAATGCCCTGTTTCAATGATTTTTCATGATCAAAATAATCTTCGAGAATAGCTTCCAATTTTTGAAGCAAGTCGTTGTGTACAGCTTTACGGGTAATAAATTGACGTTTGTAAAAGCGATTGCTATAATTTAATAACAGCTCCACCTGAGAGATAATTACATCCTGACTAAAATCATCTATTCTACTGTTTAGTTCGTCTTCAAGAATTTTGAAAACAGACATAATTGTGGTTTGCTCCAGAGCTGATAGCTGCAGCGCTTCATTGGCGGCATAGGAAAAGAACGCATATCGCCTGATATTCTTTGCAAGAGAATAGGAAAGGAAGAAATCAGGATGAATAAGCAATATATAACCTGCTTTAGCATTACCTTCCGGAGCTTCAAATACTTGGTTTGGCGCTGTAAATACTAAACCTCCTTCGCCAAAGTCGTAATAGTTTTGTCCATATTTTGCTTTACCGCAAAGACTGGTCTTATAGGCAATTTTGTAAAAATCCATAACAATTGAATCAGGTAGTTCATTCGCTTCGTACTTCATACTGGCGATATCAATAAAACTGATCAGCGGGTGCAAAGGCTTTTGCAGCCCAAACACCCGGTGGAAGTCCGTTAGAGATTCAAATTTGTATACTGTTTTCTCGCCTCTCTTCATATCAGGATTTTATAGTATTATAAAGGTAAGTATTACCAAGGGGTTATAGGTTATGATATACTTGTGCAAGTTCATTTGCATAGTCTGCAAGTTTTCCTTTACCAAAGACAGGCCTGTTTTTGTTATAGTCTTCGTATAAGCTCCCATTTCGTTGTGCCGCTTGCATGTTAATAAATCCATTGGCGATCCACTCGTTCATACCAGCGTCTAACATTTCGCGGTGCATTTGTTTGTCAGCAATAATGATCCATTTCAGATCCGGTTTCCCTATGGCGTTACCTATAATCTGAGCAATCTCATTGGGTGAAAGCTCTTCGCTTGCGAGGTAATGCACGGTTCTGCCATTGAAAGGTTTTTCCATTTCTTCAGCAATTGTTAAGGCGATATCAACGGGCGATACCCAGGGCTCTTTTTGATCACCACCATAACTATTAAAAATGGCACCTTTTGTTTTGATAGCTGGAAGATATCTGAATGTATTGGTGAAGAAACCTGGTGGTCTCATAAATTTAATGGAAACGTCTTCAGGTAGTTGTTTTAAGATATTCTCTACGTTATGATGTAGAAAAAGGCTACCTGTCCCTTGGTTTGTATGCGCACCAATACTACTCAAATGCACGACTTTTTTAACACCAGTCTGTGCGATAGCATCTTTATAATTATTGCCGATCTTGTTAAAGGCCTCTACAAAATCAAAATCCTTGTCAAAAATGCTACCTATACCTTCCCATGCTTCCATGAGGTAGACAATATCTGCTCCCTTGAAACTTTCCGACAAAAACCCGGCATCCTGAAACCTGCCAATTGCTGCTTTTGCGCCTAATGCTTCTATTTCTGGCTGTCTTTCTATTTTACTGGTAATTACTGTAACTGAATGTCCTTTCTTTACCAGCTCTTGTGTTAATGGTTTTCCGATGTGCCCTATCGAACCTGTAATGACGATGTTCATATGCTTTCTTTGTTTATGTGGTTACAAAGATGATCGCTGCACAATAAGCCTGGGTAACTGAATTCAGGAATTTCGTAACCTAAATCAAGATTTGATTGAACGGGAGTACAAGTATAGGATATATAGCAGTATGGCTATTTATTCAAAATTTTCAAAAACTAAACAGTTTCATAAATTACTGAATTTAGTTCTTTTCTATATTGTGAAGCAGTTTTACCAGTAAATTCTTTAAATAACTTGTTGAAATGACTAAAATTATTAAATCCACTTTCATAACAGATATTTGCGATACTGCTTTGTTTTTCAGCCAAAAGTTTTGAAGCATGTACAACACGGTACTCATTAACAAAAGCAGTAAACGTTTTTTTGGTGATTTTCTTAAAATATCTGCAGAAAGAGGGCACTGTCATACTTGCCATCTCAGCTACATTTTCTAAACTTATTGCTGTCTTGAAATTATCTTTAACATAATTGAGAACCATATTAATTCTATCATTATCCTGAACCTGTGTTTCGAGTGAAAATCCGGAAGCATTTAAAATTCTATAATCGGCAGAGTTTTGAAGTTCTTTTAAAATGGCCAATAGTGCTAACAGTCTTTCAAAAGGTAATAAACCCTCCATTTTCTCTATCTGTTTGCCAACAACTTTTTTGATTTCATTTCCAAAAGCAATTCCTCCTCTGGCCTTATCAAAAAGTTCTTGCATCCATTTTGTTTCTTGTAAACTTAGAAACCCTGCTCCAAGAAAATCTGGTTTCATCTGGATGACTGTTTCATTCTTGTTCCCGGTATTGTAATCAGTAAAGCCACAATGTGGGAGATTGCTTCCAATTAATATTAAGTCTCCATCGGTGTAATAAGATATATGACTCCCGATTTGTCTTTTTCCAGCTCCGCCATTTACAAAAACCATTTCGATTTCCTCGTGGTAATGCCATACATGAGCTTTGTTATTGGAATTCATTAAATATTTAGAATAATAGAAAGAGCTTCCAAAAGAAGACTCAACTACCTCGTATCCAGGCTTTATTGCTTTCATATTTTTTCAATTATTAAATCAAAAATATACTTTATTATGAGTTTTAACAAGAAAAAACACATATCAATGTTAATATAGCATAACTATTGGAAAATATGCAGTCAATTATGCTAACTCATTGTCAATAACTTAGACCCATCAAATAATTACTAACTCTTCTAAAATTAATGATATGAAAAATTTACTCAAAATTAGCCTGATAGCTACTATCCTTTTTACCAGTGTAAATACATATGCAAATAATGATGACCTTTCATTAAAAGTCAACAGTGCAGATAGAAAAACCATTCGTATTGCTATCAATCAGACGCAAGATATGAAAGTAACTTTCTATGGTCTGAACGATGAAGTCCTATATGAAAAACAAGGTCATGAATTAAGCGGATCCACCAAAACTTACGACTTAACTGATTTTCCTGATGGAAATTATATCATGAAATTAGAAACGGGTTTAAAATTTGTTGAATATCAAATTAACATTGAAAACAATAAAGCTTCACTTTCTACTGCCTTAGATAAAGAAGCCTTTAAACCCGTGTTGACAAAGAAAGATGGAGTGATAACCCTTAATTTAGATTATACAAATAAGGCTCCGGTTGAAATTGCGATTTTCGATGAATTCAACAATCAACTTTACACGGATGTTTATAACGATTCATCAAAATTGGTTAGAAAGTTTAATGTTGGCAAAGCCCTTTCTAATCAATTAACTTTTGTTATAACTTCTAAAGATCAAGCGTTTAACAGCACGATAGATGTTAGATAATTTTTCTATTGGATTTGCTTAGTCGTAATAAGTAGCCATTAAATCATTGGCCACATTGCCGATCGCACGGCTTCTGGTCATCTTTGCCATCACGACATGATTCTACCCTCGGAACAGTAACAAGCCCAGGTAGCACATTCTCAAAATAGAGGAATATGCTACCTGGGCTTGTTACTGTTCCGAGGGTAAAATTTAGCTTATCCAGGGCCAATAGTTTTTTAAAATAGATTGGCATTATGACGATTACAATGTAACGGATAGTGTGCCCCTCCGTAAAACGTATGGTCGGGTTCAGGTTATTTTATTTAGTCTTGAATTTTCAATATAGTTCTTTATCGGAAAATTTGAAATCCTGTATTTTCGGTAAGGGTCTGATCAAAACTATTTTTTTTCTTTTATTTAATACTTTCTTTGAACCTAACCTGTCGTCAGTTTCAGTTCTAAGCCCGGTAATTAAGTTAAATTTAGTTTCTGTAAATATTGTATGTTCGTCAATATACCCTTTGGTTGCATTATTAGTTATTTTCTTTACATTAATTAATTCAAAATTTCCATGGTGATATTTGAAATCGTAAGTAATATTCCCTCCTTTAATTTCACTCCACATTGTTAAAATCCCTTTTTCAATAAAGAAATTTGGAATTTGGTATTCATTATGTTTTCCTTGATTTTCAATGGGATATTGTGGTTCAATTATTTTGGTGGAAGATACAGCTAAGGTTAATTTTCCATTTGGATGAGACAGGAAAATTTGTAATATTAATGGCCTTGTTTCATTTATTGTATCCATTTTCACCATTATTTTGTCCATTTTACCATCGTTATTTAAGTCGCCCTCTTCTTCTCTTACTTGATAATTATAATTGTCTTTATTTTTAATGTTTTGAGCGAATAAATTCATTTGAGATGCAATCAAAATGAATATAAAGCATAAATAAATGTTCTTCATAATTTTAAGTTTCTGAAACCGAAGGGTAATTCATAAATATACGAACATATTTAATTTGAGTAATTTTCCTCAAAGTCCAAGCTTCTGGTACAAGGTGTTATTGCCGGGATTTTATCTCCGGTAATTCTAACAAACCCGGCTAAGTGCCGGGTTTGTTAGAATTGAAATTCATCCTACAAAAAGAAACTATACCCCAACCTTTCTGTTTCTCCAAAACATAGCATCTGGCCATCTCTTTTCTTCTTTGTAATATTGAGATTTAGTACTGGTATAATCATTGTATATTTTTTTCAAACCTTCATTATAATTGTTAATGCTATTCGCATCTTCATCCTGATTTATAATAGCCAGGGCCCCATTACAAGCAGAACTCATAGCAAAGCCGATCCCCATGGAAGAAATAGGGTCAAATGAACAGGCAGCATCACCAATTGCAATAAAGTTTTTAATTTTTGTAGTATCTGTAAAGTGAGAATAGGCATTTTTTACCCAAGGCTTTTCAAAAGCCACTGTTCCTGAAACCTTATGTTTCACATGAACTGTAGCTAATAATAGTGCTGTCCAGTTTTCAATTTTATTAATCTGCTTCTTTTTTGCATTATCAGCATCCGTAAATAATGATAAAACTATTTTTTTTCCTGGTAAAACGGCATAATACCACCAACCATCTTCCACTGTTTCCAGGAAAAAATCTTGCGCTAAATCTTGTTCTTCCTGAAATTCAAGAAAGGCTCCAACCGCTACTAATTCGTCATCTTTTGTGATATTTGCTTCCAGGTGCCTTGCTAAATGAGACTGTCTGCCTGTAGCATCAATTAAATAGCTGGAGTTAACGATAAATTTGCCTTCTGTTTGGTGATTAATATCTACCTGCCATCCTTCTTCTTGAGCTTGATATGCTGTACAACGGGTATCGGGCAAAATAACAGCGCCCTTATCACTGGCCTTTGATAACAAAGTCAAATCAAAAGTAGATCGGTTAATCTGGTAACTATCAATATGTGTACTGCTTATGGAATGACGTTCAGTGATTTGCGAACTCCCCCAGGCTGCATTACTACTATACCCTGGCAGAAAGCAATCATCTCCAAAATCAGACTTATCTAATCCTAAATAATCAAGAAGATCAAAAATACTTGAACTTACCTGTTCTCCTATTCTTTGACTATTCAAATCACTCTGCTCTACAATTGTAACACTTAAATCGGAAAATTTTAAAATACTTAAAGCAGCAGAGGCCCCTGCAGGGCCTCCACCAACTATAAGTACATCAGTATCAAATGTGTTTATCATGAGCGCTATCTTCTAAATTTAAATCTCACTTTTGATAATTCTTCACTGATCTTTATTTTTTTGAAAGGATGATAGGTAATGGTATTGATACTACCAACGCTTAATGCCTTTAACGATATATTTTCAGTAGTTGCAAATTGTTCTTTTCTTCTACGGCGGGCTTTAGCTATATCAAGATAAAATATGGGTGTTTCAATTTCTATAGCTTGATCATCTACATTCAGACCATTGTTATCATATTTCAATTTCACCATGATTTCACTTATAAGTGGCTTCTGACTCGTATAGAAATCGTGACCGCGTTCAGTCTCCAACAGGTAAGGGAAGCCAGCATTATTAGCGTTCATGTCTTTAACAAACCCTAATGTGTCCCAAAATTCAACCATTTGAACATAACTATTGAGGCCTCTTTGATAATTCATTTGACGTCCGGATTCCCAGTTGCCATTTTCATGAAATCCTTCTTTAGTTAATTCTCCGATTAATACATCCCATGGACTTTGCGGAGGCCACCAGTAACTGTAATAAACAGGTGGGGTTGGAATTCTGTTAATGATTTCCCCTTTACTGTCTACAATATAATCTTTAACCTGAGTTGGATTGGTAAAGTTTATGTTTTGTACCGTACAATTAAAGAAATCAGCCTGCCAGGGACAAGCCATTCTTTTGGTCAAATCGCCAGGCTCACATCCACCGCCTAAACATTCGTCCCTGGTCACGGTTAAAAACCCTGTTTCCTTCCCTACATTGAAAAGCTTGTCATATTTAGCAATGCTGTTCTTTACTTTCAGGGTAAATGGTAGGTTTAAATTATAAATAATCTGATTATGAACATTCCAGGTCACTTCAATTCCCGGAGACATGGGCAAACCGATGCAATTTCCTACACTAATCGTATCTAAGGCCGGTACAATTCCCTCCCAATGCTGGTCTGGCTTCAAATTAAATTTGCCGTCTGCCCATTGTTTTAGTAAAAATAACTGCGTTTCAGTAAGCGCTAAAAACTTTAAAGGATTCTCATTCCGTACCGAGTTAGTACCTGAATTTAATGGCATCAAGGGAAATAGATCTCCTTCTTTAACAATTTCTTTTCCGTCTTCAACCGTTAGGTATTTGTTTTGATCCTTAAATAAGTATTCCTGAGGATATTTGTCCTGAGGGTATTTAGCGCTATATTTTTCTTCTTTCTGGATGATTTTATTTTGATCCAGCTGATCAAATTCCTTTTGAGTATAGGCTAAAGGATCTGGATTTTCAATAGGCGCTCTTGTATAAGGATCAATACCCCTAAAGTAATTGAATACTTTTTGGCGCGTTGCATTGGCATCACTGGTGTTCTTATTGATTTCATAAAAATCCAAACTAGCTAAATTGGCCATGGGCTGAACATTCGCTACCCATTGATAGCCTTTCATTCTATCAAAAACAGGCTTGATGTCTCTCTGGAAATTTGCTTCATAATCCGGTTTAAACTTGCCTTTATCAAATAATTCAGGTATAAATCCTGGACTGTTTCTAACATAAACATCAAAAATACTGTCGCTTAAAGTACTTATATTGACAACTTCAGGAGCAAAGTCCGGAGACCCGACAATACACCATGCAGCTATCGATTCTACCTTATTATCTGTATAGGTCACTTTGCAGTACACAGGGCCATCGGAGATGTCATCATGCCATTGGTCACCACCTCCAAAACCAGTTAAACTGGTATCACCGCCTGTTCTTCCAAAACCACCAAATACGATTAACCGACCTTCAGCATCGGTAAGAATACCTCCCAATGACTCAACTGGCTGGCCATATTTTACTTTAGCCGGGGGAAACTGCGCTTCAGTATAGTTAGCTGGAACCGATTTTTTATCAAACTTAAAGTTAGACTCTATAGGGTTTGTTTCTTTCAAAACGGTAATTCTTCTGGGACCATAATCAATAAATAATGATTGTCTGTTCTTGGTAAGATCATTATTTCTTAAGGGAACATTCCATGCTGCATAACTATTCTTATCACCAAATAATAAATTACCCTTAAGTTCGTCAAATTGATACCACTCAGCTTTTTTATTAGCCAGGTGTACTGTCCATTCTATGGATTTAATGTCTTTTCTGTTTATGGTTATTTCACCAGTTTGGTCATAGATTCTGAAAGGTTGTCCTTGTTTTTTAATAAGTCCTTTGCTATCCTTAAATTTCCGGATTTTTTTATCGGTGATTTTTCCGCCTTCAAATTCTAAAGGTATACCTCCGGTTTTGTCAGGAACAATACAAAACTCGTTTGGACTATTTCCTAAACGAGCAACTCCAATTGTTGGATGAATTTTAATACTCATGAGCGTTAATTAAGGTGATCTCCTACTCATTTGGCTTTTCGGAATACGCCCCGTTTTTGAAATGGCAGCTGGACTCCATTCTCCATAAGAAACTTATAGACAAAACAATATAAGTCAATTATCTATATATCAGTCAGATTGTAAGTTAAATCAGGAAGAGTTTTCGCTATTGAACAAATTGAATAAACTGTTCTGGTAAACCAGGTTACCAGAAAAATTAGTATAAGTGTCGGAAGCCATCAATTATCCTAAAGGAAAAGCAACGGCACAGCTGGGCAAGTCAATAATTTGAAAGTTGTAGCTTATAAGGAGAATCAAGTTCATGTCAGAATTTGGAAATTAGCAAACTAGCCCGCAATTAGTTTCAGAATTACGGTACAGAACTTTTCCCAAAACAAGTTGTTAGCTATGTTATGAGCTGAATCTGCTCCTAAGCCTTTTCTAATTCCTGCCTGCACATTTGGTGCCAGGCACGGCCAGAGCCAGGCGAGAACTGATAGAGAGTCAGCGGAACAAACAATATAATCAGAGTCAGACTCCACATCCTCCTAAAATAAAAAAAAAGTCCAAACACGATACCAGCAAAAGTTGTTGCTATCCATAATTCAGTTAAACTAAATTGATGTTTATGGAAAATCAGGAAAACGAAATGGAACAGAAAGAAATCATTAACCCGGAACAGTTCCAGGCAGGACGTGCAGCCGAAGAGGAAAAGTTGCAGCAGGAAGATGACTCGGAGTACACCGAAGACGAAATTGAGTTTGCCGACGGAGAAGGGACGCAACTAGACGAAGAAATTGATGTCCCGGAGGAACAGGAGCTGGAAGACGATTTTGAAAGCGACCTGGATGGCGATGAATTTGGCCAGGAAGAAGACTAACAACCATTCTTTGCCAGCCAAAAAAAAGAGCTACCTGATGGTAGCTCTGGAATAAATGTTGTGAAGAATTATTTAATCTCAATTTGACGGCTCACGATCTTAGCTTCTTCTCTTTTTGCAATGTTGATTGCTAGAACACCATCGTTATAAGTTGCCTGAATTGCGTTTTCATCCGCGCTTTCAGGTAAAGTAAATGAGCGAACAAAAGAACTGTAGCTATATTCACGCTTGACATAATTTCTTTCTGTTTGTTCACTTTCTTTATTCTTCGTTACAGAAATATGCAATATATTCCTTTCCAGGTTTAGTTTGAAATCTTCCTTTTTAAGCCCGGGAGCCGCTAATTCAACGTGATAGTCATCTGCAGATTCACTGATATTAACTGCAGGCACTCTGGAATGCATACGGTCTTTAAAAAATGTGTCATCGAAGATAGAATCAAAAACATCACCATAGCCTGACACTAATGATTTTTTTTTGTTTTCTGGATTAAATTTAACCAATGTCATGGGTTTTTCCTCCTTAATTTGATTTAATGATTAAAACTATAATTAATTAAACTAATGAACTTGTGTTCAATAATACTATTACAACAGCAATGCCAAATGTATTTTTGCCTCTGTAAGCTGAAAAAATTGCAACATCACTGAAAAATTTTCAGTTTATAACTGTCAAATATTCTGAAAATATTGGCTGTTCTTGATTTTTTGTCACTTTTATTATTCTACACACTTTTGTTTATTAGGGTTGCTGTGCTAACTCAATTAAATATTGCTTTCTCCAAAGCCCTCCCCCATATCTGGTTATTTCCAATCAGATCCAATTACCCGATGACAAGGAATCAAAATAGTAATTTTATTTATTCCGGACAGGCCAGATGGTCAGCGCATTTCGCTGAAGCTGTCAAATCAGGATTTGAAATAAATTCCCAGCGTATAATCTTTCATGAAAAATATTAAAAGTGACAACCAAATTAGCAAAGGTTATCTGAAAAGAGTAATTGAAATGTTGCCCAAACTATGGTAGTTAATAAGTTCTTTCCAAAACAATCAGAGGACATTCAGGTTTACTAATACACAATAAACCGAATAATAATTAAGAAAAATGGGTAAGAATACAAAGATCACTTTAAAAGGCATATGGGAAATATTGAAAAATTCTATTGCTGGCTTCAGCGACCATAAGGTCACTAAGCTAAGCGGCTCGTTAGCTTATTATACTGTATTTTCGATGGCCCCCTTATTAGTAGTAATCATATCCTTGTGTGGTATTTTCTTAGGGCAAGAAGCTGCGCAGGGACAAATATATGGTCAGCTTGCCGGTTTTATGGGCAAAGAAACTGCATTACAACTCCAGGAAATTGTTCAAAAAGCTGCTATTAACAATAAAGGGACAATCGCATTTATTATCGGAATGGTTACTTTGCTAATTGGTGCGACTACTGTATTCGCTGATATTCAGGATTCAATTAACACCATTTGGGGACTGAAGCCAAAACCAAAGCGTGGCTGGCTAAAGATGCTTCAGAACCGTTTTCTCTCTTTTTCGGTCATCATAAGTTTGGGATTCCTGTTATT is a window encoding:
- a CDS encoding LodA/GoxA family CTQ-dependent oxidase, whose translation is MSIKIHPTIGVARLGNSPNEFCIVPDKTGGIPLEFEGGKITDKKIRKFKDSKGLIKKQGQPFRIYDQTGEITINRKDIKSIEWTVHLANKKAEWYQFDELKGNLLFGDKNSYAAWNVPLRNNDLTKNRQSLFIDYGPRRITVLKETNPIESNFKFDKKSVPANYTEAQFPPAKVKYGQPVESLGGILTDAEGRLIVFGGFGRTGGDTSLTGFGGGDQWHDDISDGPVYCKVTYTDNKVESIAAWCIVGSPDFAPEVVNISTLSDSIFDVYVRNSPGFIPELFDKGKFKPDYEANFQRDIKPVFDRMKGYQWVANVQPMANLASLDFYEINKNTSDANATRQKVFNYFRGIDPYTRAPIENPDPLAYTQKEFDQLDQNKIIQKEEKYSAKYPQDKYPQEYLFKDQNKYLTVEDGKEIVKEGDLFPLMPLNSGTNSVRNENPLKFLALTETQLFLLKQWADGKFNLKPDQHWEGIVPALDTISVGNCIGLPMSPGIEVTWNVHNQIIYNLNLPFTLKVKNSIAKYDKLFNVGKETGFLTVTRDECLGGGCEPGDLTKRMACPWQADFFNCTVQNINFTNPTQVKDYIVDSKGEIINRIPTPPVYYSYWWPPQSPWDVLIGELTKEGFHENGNWESGRQMNYQRGLNSYVQMVEFWDTLGFVKDMNANNAGFPYLLETERGHDFYTSQKPLISEIMVKLKYDNNGLNVDDQAIEIETPIFYLDIAKARRRRKEQFATTENISLKALSVGSINTITYHPFKKIKISEELSKVRFKFRR
- a CDS encoding AraC family transcriptional regulator, with the protein product MKAIKPGYEVVESSFGSSFYYSKYLMNSNNKAHVWHYHEEIEMVFVNGGAGKRQIGSHISYYTDGDLILIGSNLPHCGFTDYNTGNKNETVIQMKPDFLGAGFLSLQETKWMQELFDKARGGIAFGNEIKKVVGKQIEKMEGLLPFERLLALLAILKELQNSADYRILNASGFSLETQVQDNDRINMVLNYVKDNFKTAISLENVAEMASMTVPSFCRYFKKITKKTFTAFVNEYRVVHASKLLAEKQSSIANICYESGFNNFSHFNKLFKEFTGKTASQYRKELNSVIYETV
- the lodB gene encoding lysine-epsilon-oxidase maturase LodB → MINTFDTDVLIVGGGPAGASAALSILKFSDLSVTIVEQSDLNSQRIGEQVSSSIFDLLDYLGLDKSDFGDDCFLPGYSSNAAWGSSQITERHSISSTHIDSYQINRSTFDLTLLSKASDKGAVILPDTRCTAYQAQEEGWQVDINHQTEGKFIVNSSYLIDATGRQSHLARHLEANITKDDELVAVGAFLEFQEEQDLAQDFFLETVEDGWWYYAVLPGKKIVLSLFTDADNAKKKQINKIENWTALLLATVHVKHKVSGTVAFEKPWVKNAYSHFTDTTKIKNFIAIGDAACSFDPISSMGIGFAMSSACNGALAIINQDEDANSINNYNEGLKKIYNDYTSTKSQYYKEEKRWPDAMFWRNRKVGV
- a CDS encoding Hsp20/alpha crystallin family protein; this translates as MTLVKFNPENKKKSLVSGYGDVFDSIFDDTFFKDRMHSRVPAVNISESADDYHVELAAPGLKKEDFKLNLERNILHISVTKNKESEQTERNYVKREYSYSSFVRSFTLPESADENAIQATYNDGVLAINIAKREEAKIVSRQIEIK
- a CDS encoding helix-turn-helix domain-containing protein, whose product is MKRGEKTVYKFESLTDFHRVFGLQKPLHPLISFIDIASMKYEANELPDSIVMDFYKIAYKTSLCGKAKYGQNYYDFGEGGLVFTAPNQVFEAPEGNAKAGYILLIHPDFFLSYSLAKNIRRYAFFSYAANEALQLSALEQTTIMSVFKILEDELNSRIDDFSQDVIISQVELLLNYSNRFYKRQFITRKAVHNDLLQKLEAILEDYFDHEKSLKQGIPTVQYLAEQLNLSASYLGDMLRSLTGQNAQQHIHHKLMEKAKEQLSTSNLSIAEIAYQLGFEHPQSFSRLFKTKTNLSPIEFRTSFN
- a CDS encoding NmrA family NAD(P)-binding protein; translated protein: MNIVITGSIGHIGKPLTQELVKKGHSVTVITSKIERQPEIEALGAKAAIGRFQDAGFLSESFKGADIVYLMEAWEGIGSIFDKDFDFVEAFNKIGNNYKDAIAQTGVKKVVHLSSIGAHTNQGTGSLFLHHNVENILKQLPEDVSIKFMRPPGFFTNTFRYLPAIKTKGAIFNSYGGDQKEPWVSPVDIALTIAEEMEKPFNGRTVHYLASEELSPNEIAQIIGNAIGKPDLKWIIIADKQMHREMLDAGMNEWIANGFINMQAAQRNGSLYEDYNKNRPVFGKGKLADYANELAQVYHNL